In Flavobacteriales bacterium, a single window of DNA contains:
- a CDS encoding T9SS type A sorting domain-containing protein, producing the protein MKNFYSIICLLILANTSFAQIMNNQNFIDASRYDQHTKYLNKYEITLRSSVDCSTSDALYCEDFETVSIPDLPSDVSTNTLEQNYYTISNSDQIQVSGFYTGTSVDANAGGYWPVGEHGQFAMTNDDACRPGGVTPGNNNNCDLAFESLTLPMLDFTGQSDVFLIFDYYHDKNYGGGDAYVEVSNDGGVNYTDISGPLSNLEAWQQGIISLSDYNDQDSIVIRFVWSDNGSWATGFAVDDIEINELQDNSLSMPLFNQWLAGYDGFASSYSQIPLSMIPNSTGIIFQSYVFNNGNLAQDSIRLHASATGFTSQSTAVNLESLEQDTLQCTERFQPTSTGVYQLDFYLMSDSVTTVTKSKSIEITDFIYARDDNEIDAVNSLLPSGDGISTWERGAIYDIYESNTLYAIDAYIHNATTANAKIQGKIYLYQDNQTFFLEETNLLSVSASDGWQSVKFANPVALDAESQYLITVAGDGSALNDTLRIGSSGSVQSSYGYIVYNGWVDSNGTTATDGTTGSTPMVRMNMNPDVAGPTSIEDNSYSAFNVYPNPNNGIFNISLTNSTDKQTIEIKNIIGQTIYSQIVGNSLNTTINLSDINKGIYTVSLINENGTSSTKKIIIQ; encoded by the coding sequence ATGAAAAATTTTTATTCTATCATCTGTTTATTAATCCTTGCAAACACTTCTTTTGCTCAGATAATGAACAATCAAAATTTTATTGATGCGTCAAGATATGACCAGCACACAAAGTACCTAAACAAATACGAAATTACTCTAAGATCTTCTGTTGATTGTTCAACTTCAGACGCTTTATATTGTGAAGATTTTGAAACCGTTTCAATTCCAGATTTACCATCTGATGTATCAACAAACACTTTAGAGCAAAATTATTACACAATTTCAAATTCAGATCAAATTCAAGTATCAGGTTTTTATACTGGAACTTCAGTTGATGCAAACGCAGGAGGTTATTGGCCAGTAGGAGAGCATGGCCAATTTGCTATGACAAATGATGATGCCTGTAGACCCGGTGGAGTAACACCTGGAAACAATAACAACTGTGATTTAGCTTTTGAATCTCTTACTTTACCAATGCTAGATTTTACTGGTCAATCTGATGTGTTTTTAATATTTGACTACTACCACGATAAAAACTACGGTGGTGGAGATGCTTATGTTGAAGTAAGTAATGACGGAGGTGTCAATTATACTGATATTTCTGGCCCTCTAAGCAATCTAGAAGCGTGGCAACAAGGAATCATTAGCCTATCTGATTACAATGACCAAGATTCGATTGTTATTCGTTTCGTATGGAGTGACAACGGAAGTTGGGCAACAGGATTTGCTGTTGATGATATTGAAATTAACGAATTACAAGATAATTCTTTATCAATGCCACTATTCAACCAATGGTTAGCAGGTTATGATGGGTTTGCATCATCCTATTCTCAAATTCCATTAAGTATGATTCCAAACTCTACAGGAATAATATTCCAATCTTATGTATTTAATAACGGAAATCTTGCACAAGATTCTATTCGTTTACATGCATCAGCTACTGGTTTCACTTCACAAAGTACTGCTGTTAACTTAGAATCTCTAGAGCAAGATACATTACAATGTACTGAAAGATTCCAGCCAACATCTACTGGTGTTTATCAATTAGATTTTTATCTTATGTCTGATAGTGTAACGACTGTTACAAAATCTAAATCTATTGAAATTACAGACTTCATTTATGCTAGAGATGATAACGAAATTGACGCTGTAAATTCACTTCTTCCTTCTGGCGATGGCATAAGCACATGGGAAAGAGGAGCTATCTACGATATATACGAGAGCAATACACTTTATGCAATCGATGCATATATTCATAACGCTACTACAGCAAATGCTAAAATTCAAGGTAAAATTTATCTTTATCAAGACAACCAAACTTTCTTTTTAGAAGAAACTAACTTATTATCAGTATCGGCTAGTGACGGATGGCAAAGCGTAAAGTTTGCTAATCCTGTAGCTTTAGATGCTGAAAGCCAGTATTTAATTACTGTTGCTGGAGATGGTTCTGCTTTAAATGACACCCTTAGAATTGGTTCAAGTGGTAGTGTACAAAGTAGTTATGGTTATATTGTTTACAACGGTTGGGTTGATAGTAATGGAACAACTGCTACAGATGGAACAACAGGCTCTACTCCTATGGTAAGAATGAATATGAATCCAGATGTTGCTGGACCAACTAGTATTGAAGATAATTCATACTCTGCTTTTAACGTTTATCCAAATCCAAACAACGGAATATTTAATATTTCATTGACTAATTCAACAGACAAGCAGACAATAGAAATTAAAAATATTATTGGGCAAACTATTTATTCGCAAATCGTTGGTAATTCATTAAATACTACTATCAACTTGTCTGATATTAACAAAGGAATTTATACTGTTTCTCTAATTAACGAAAACGGAACAAGTTCTACTAAAAAGATAATTATTCAATAA
- a CDS encoding T9SS type A sorting domain-containing protein, which yields MKHALLIFGMAFSLCSYAQESIKSLMSFTEKAPTIYQLRSLQAVAEEDSADVIWYEDFREGLDGNNSSIDPAWTVSGDDGDVWELDFDGSNGDYAGNTPYLLESESAANGWMIFDADGSNAGLPTSAYSERQGQLTSPYIDLSNDSNVTLSFEHAYRWCCFSSHELVVSINDGSGWESAASYQVNDLGTVNVLSGTITYEVIITEIAALKDSVQIRFDWAVGENTASHYFWMVDDVKIIKTQPYSSNLLNSFNNVPSAYFGGTSYRVMPLEQISETEYFYGGYIENVGYNTLDSLRIHAEVTSAGFMSQSDGLSLVSSDRDSIYVNDGFTPTEIGTYDADIVGKDDDGYVLTDTLRRTFVVSDYIYARDNGDNATNFGRYGINADGSRQYGNVFDIYATSTLYSVKFRLDERTSANAQGTIRLNTVDTQSGEISFLVETETLNLGQYTGDWFDVSFDPPIILDAGQVVLPAIYATYNGIDTVFVNTSGSNPNNSESLVQDIDGTQEGVNPGTWLYTTSAPCVRLNFDPTVVGVNVGIEENNSLSKFNVFPNPNNGHFNIQIQTSQSEDISINISNLVGQVVYSEKVSITNSLNKWLDLSHLEKGVYTVTLENNNKNFMVKKVTIQ from the coding sequence ATGAAACACGCTTTATTAATTTTTGGAATGGCTTTTAGCTTATGTTCTTATGCACAAGAAAGTATTAAGTCATTAATGAGCTTTACTGAAAAAGCCCCAACTATATATCAGTTACGTTCGTTACAAGCTGTTGCTGAAGAAGACAGTGCTGATGTCATTTGGTACGAAGATTTTAGAGAAGGTCTAGATGGAAACAATTCTTCTATAGATCCAGCATGGACAGTAAGTGGCGATGACGGTGATGTCTGGGAACTTGATTTTGATGGTTCTAATGGGGACTATGCAGGAAATACACCTTATTTATTGGAGTCAGAATCTGCAGCTAACGGTTGGATGATTTTTGATGCTGATGGATCAAATGCAGGATTGCCTACCTCGGCTTACTCTGAAAGACAAGGCCAACTAACCTCTCCTTATATTGATTTATCAAACGATTCAAATGTGACTCTAAGTTTTGAACATGCTTACAGATGGTGTTGTTTTAGTTCACACGAATTAGTGGTATCCATCAATGATGGTTCTGGATGGGAATCAGCAGCTAGTTATCAAGTCAATGACCTAGGTACTGTTAACGTCCTATCAGGAACCATAACTTATGAAGTTATTATCACAGAAATAGCAGCATTAAAGGATAGTGTTCAAATACGTTTTGACTGGGCTGTTGGTGAAAATACAGCTTCTCACTATTTTTGGATGGTTGATGATGTGAAAATTATCAAAACTCAACCTTATTCTTCAAATCTTTTAAATAGTTTTAATAATGTACCTAGCGCTTATTTTGGAGGCACATCTTATCGTGTAATGCCATTGGAACAAATTTCAGAAACAGAATACTTTTATGGTGGTTATATTGAAAATGTAGGATATAACACGCTTGACAGTTTGAGAATACATGCCGAAGTGACTTCTGCTGGATTTATGTCACAAAGTGATGGTTTATCTCTAGTTTCTAGTGATAGGGATAGTATTTACGTCAATGATGGTTTCACGCCAACAGAAATAGGAACATATGATGCTGACATTGTTGGTAAAGATGATGATGGTTATGTTTTAACTGATACGCTTAGACGCACATTTGTTGTATCTGATTATATTTATGCTCGAGACAATGGAGATAACGCTACCAATTTTGGACGATATGGCATCAACGCTGACGGCTCAAGACAATATGGAAATGTTTTTGATATATATGCAACAAGTACCTTGTATAGCGTTAAGTTTCGTTTGGATGAAAGAACCTCTGCAAATGCTCAAGGTACAATAAGATTAAATACTGTCGATACTCAATCTGGAGAAATTAGCTTTTTAGTAGAAACAGAAACCCTAAATTTAGGTCAATATACTGGAGATTGGTTCGATGTATCATTTGACCCTCCAATTATACTAGATGCTGGACAAGTGGTTTTACCTGCTATTTATGCTACATATAATGGTATAGACACAGTATTTGTTAATACATCTGGATCCAATCCTAACAACAGTGAAAGTTTAGTGCAAGATATTGATGGCACACAAGAGGGAGTAAACCCTGGGACTTGGCTATATACAACATCAGCTCCATGTGTAAGATTAAATTTTGATCCTACTGTTGTTGGAGTAAATGTAGGTATTGAAGAAAATAACTCTTTATCTAAATTTAATGTTTTCCCTAATCCAAACAACGGGCACTTCAACATACAAATTCAAACTTCGCAATCGGAAGATATAAGTATTAATATTTCAAATTTAGTAGGTCAAGTTGTGTATTCAGAAAAAGTATCGATAACCAATTCACTGAACAAATGGCTAGACCTTAGCCATTTAGAAAAAGGTGTTTATACCGTTACATTAGAGAATAACAACAAAAACTTTATGGTAAAGAAAGTGACTATTCAATAA
- a CDS encoding T9SS type A sorting domain-containing protein, whose protein sequence is MKPVLTFMGILLTLNIFAQQLTSQLLQSNSFLSHSSNTPTEYQGWIDDDNTYSSSAASSATDVILWSDDFANGLDGNNTSTVQTWTVSGTHSTLWEYDTDGSEGPFAGNPPLTLESETKDNGWMIFDADKANTNLPQSAFVKKHGELISPSIDLSNDTNVTLKFTHMYRYCCSPDHTLKVYIYDGTNWSNGIDVSIGSTVNSVKETNEIELNITQYAGQKSDVKIKFSWEADEAEAYYWMIDDVKIVKTNPYDANLLNAFYVTPTSVYGGTSYRIMNLEQAEQTTYYFVGSLQNSGYNNIDSSRIYASVVGENQSFQSHGLVSTPTSIDTLYTNQGFTPSATGVYNADIWGSDNDNQFNTDTIRVGFEIHQYEYGKDNGNYNQGNFQRRVMNDDGAYEIGNRFMIYKSKELETVKIRMDARTGPDAKGRIKLYEIQSDGSRVFIIESQEKNIGQSAGNWYNFKFDNPWDLSANTEYMVMLYTAAATSTTDTAFISTGGIVDPQESFLVDVDGAGTNVEPNTWFYTISAPCVRLNFDPNVIGIKEQLGLADLSLYPNPNSGIFKIKIKSEKQEDLHLNVRNVLGQIVYSEDFIKVNQLTKQMNLTHLNSGLYTISLESERGQLSTQKVIIK, encoded by the coding sequence ATGAAACCTGTACTTACTTTTATGGGCATATTATTAACTCTTAATATTTTTGCTCAGCAACTAACTTCTCAACTTTTACAATCAAACTCATTTCTTAGTCATTCCTCCAACACCCCTACGGAATACCAAGGATGGATTGATGACGACAATACTTATTCCTCGAGTGCTGCCTCTTCAGCTACAGATGTAATATTGTGGTCAGATGACTTTGCCAATGGCTTAGATGGCAATAACACATCTACTGTGCAAACTTGGACAGTATCTGGCACACACAGCACCTTATGGGAGTATGATACGGATGGTTCTGAAGGTCCATTTGCTGGTAATCCACCATTAACTCTAGAATCTGAAACCAAAGATAATGGCTGGATGATTTTTGACGCTGATAAAGCGAATACAAACCTTCCTCAATCTGCATTTGTGAAAAAGCATGGTGAACTTATTTCTCCTAGTATAGACTTATCCAACGACACTAATGTAACCCTAAAATTTACACACATGTATAGATATTGTTGTAGCCCCGATCATACACTAAAGGTTTACATATATGACGGGACTAATTGGAGTAATGGTATAGATGTAAGTATAGGCAGTACTGTAAATTCTGTAAAAGAAACTAATGAAATTGAATTGAATATAACGCAATACGCCGGTCAAAAATCGGATGTAAAAATTAAATTTTCATGGGAAGCAGACGAAGCCGAAGCTTACTATTGGATGATTGATGATGTCAAAATTGTAAAAACCAATCCTTATGATGCTAATCTGCTTAATGCTTTTTATGTAACTCCAACCTCTGTATACGGAGGAACAAGCTATCGAATAATGAATTTAGAACAAGCTGAACAAACAACGTATTATTTTGTTGGCTCTTTACAAAACTCTGGATACAACAACATAGATAGCTCAAGAATTTATGCTAGTGTTGTTGGCGAAAACCAATCTTTTCAAAGTCATGGTCTAGTGAGTACCCCTACATCTATTGATACACTTTACACTAATCAAGGTTTTACTCCATCAGCTACAGGGGTTTATAATGCAGATATATGGGGAAGCGACAATGATAACCAATTCAATACAGATACCATAAGAGTAGGTTTTGAAATTCACCAATATGAATATGGCAAGGATAATGGTAATTACAACCAAGGTAATTTTCAACGACGAGTGATGAATGATGATGGTGCTTATGAAATAGGAAATCGTTTTATGATTTATAAAAGCAAAGAGCTAGAAACTGTAAAAATCAGAATGGATGCTAGAACTGGTCCGGATGCTAAGGGTAGAATTAAACTATACGAAATACAATCGGATGGCTCGAGAGTATTTATTATTGAATCGCAAGAGAAAAATATAGGTCAAAGTGCTGGGAATTGGTATAATTTTAAGTTTGATAACCCATGGGATTTAAGTGCAAACACGGAATATATGGTTATGTTATACACAGCTGCAGCAACTTCAACAACTGATACTGCTTTTATCAGCACAGGTGGAATTGTTGATCCACAAGAAAGTTTCTTAGTTGATGTAGATGGAGCAGGAACAAATGTTGAACCAAATACTTGGTTTTATACTATATCAGCTCCTTGTGTACGATTAAATTTTGACCCTAATGTAATTGGTATAAAAGAGCAATTGGGTTTAGCTGACTTAAGTCTATATCCTAATCCAAATAGTGGAATTTTCAAGATAAAAATAAAGTCTGAAAAACAAGAAGATCTTCATCTAAATGTAAGAAATGTATTAGGTCAGATTGTGTACTCAGAAGATTTTA